The Anser cygnoides isolate HZ-2024a breed goose chromosome 4, Taihu_goose_T2T_genome, whole genome shotgun sequence region CTGCACATCAtcctttaaattattatttaaaatgtactgtAAGTCTTTTATTATCAGAACTCTTGGGAAGCGTGTGCTTGcatatctaaaatatttttgtcttgcagTGACTAAAAGTGAAGAAGTAGAAATATGTATGGTAAAACACTTTCGAGTAGATCGAGAGGAGAAATACGAAGTAGTTGAAAAGTGGTTTCTGAAAGATCTGGAGATGATTGATGGAAAAGAAGCAGATACTGTAAGTGTTATCTATTATTAAATACATGTATTAGAATATACTTTTCTTGTGTTGCAATTTGGAATACAAGTATTGAAATGCAATTGGAGTGcattatctaaaaaaaaaaaatctgtctaaaaaacaaaacaacaaaaaaacctccatGGAATTTTGTGTCTATTGTGTGGGAGAGGGTACAGATTACATTTGCACTTTttgggcagggcaggagagattttttttttgtttgttgtaatCTTCATCTCTCTTGTTGACATCTGAAGGACAAGCTGGATGTTTTCTAATTTGCTCTCATAACTTGGGATAAAAGTTCTCCACTGCAGCTCCCAGTATAAATTTGGATTAATCCAATTTAATGtgtattagaaaataatatttagttaaatatttttatggagGCTGTGCCCCTGCCATTTGAATTTATGAACCTGTTCTTTGTGTGGCAAAGAGGATTTGTGTCAATATGTAAAACATCGTGTAAGTGCGGCATTTGGTGTACCAGCTTAGGAAATTGTGCCTCTTTCATTTAACTTACATCTCATTCCCATTACTTGGatcaattaaatatttgtatttggcTAGATTTGTGTGATCAGACTGCTAAAAACTTCAGCTAGATTTGCATGATtttacttgtaaaaaaaaaaacaactcataaTCTCTCAGATAAAATTACAGAAGGGTAAAATGAGGCTGCAGTAGTACAATACAAGCCAACACCAAAAGTAGAATTAAATCTTATAGAAGCTAGAAGAATTTGCTGAGGAGAATATCTTACTGTAGGTAAGACATTTTAACAGTCATCCATGCATAAAAATGTAGTACAGGgaaagattacttttttttttttttttttaccccgAAAGAGCTTTCAAATGAACATAAAATAGAATTCAGATTATTCTGATATCAAGAGCCCACAAGAAAGGTTTCACAGTCTTGATCTAAGGAAAATGAGAGACTCTAGTTGTACTCATTCTATCCTGATGACTGTTCCCCTTCGAAAAAAGTCTCCCACAGCTCTTGCATGGGGAGCCAGGCGAGCTCTCCAGTAGTCTGTGGTCCTCTGCATGTTGTCCTGAAGTCTGAAACTAGGAACCTGGGAGATGGTGGAGGTGAGCTCAGGTTCAAAGTAGCTAAAACTAGTAATCCTTTATGTCCTCTCTCCAAATTATCTTGCATCTGGAAATGTTCctgtcccttccccagccaAGGCAGACAGCAGATTTCCTTATCACTTGTGTACATGAAtttatttcagcctttttttgaaatgttttgtactAAAATACCCTTCAGAGATGATTCAGCCTTCCACAACTTGGATGatcaaaatcttatttttggTTATAGAAAAGCCTAAATGAACCTTAAACTCCTGATTATAGAGTGATTGACACTGCTATAAATATTCATAATATTGCTATTCATATCTATAGAATTTAATAGAACTTAGCTGCTGCTAGTATTAATTGTGCCAAGGAGCCTGAAAGCACACAGAATAACAATTTAGGCAGGAAGGGGAATCAATATTCTTCTTCTGACAGGCATATATAGTTATAGTCCAAGGCAAGTGCTTTTCATATAGTGTTTTAGGCAACATGACAAATCAGTTCATTTCAAAACAACCTTGTATAATCCCAATAAAGTGCAGGGTATCATTTGGCCAAACTCTGAAAGTTTCACTCAGGCAAAATTCCTAATGGCAAAGAATAGCAGCTAATTATAAACTGCTACTTTGTAAAGTTTTAAAAGACCCTTTAGTATGAATGACAGAAATATGCAAAGTGCATAGCTAATACTTTTTAGTATCCATCAAACTGAGAAAAAGGCCTGAAGGTATCTGAGCAGAGAACAATTGCCATTCTAATGTCTGTAATGCATGTAATAACTTCgttctctctccattttttaGGATAATCCATATTTTGATATGCACTTCCACAAAGTCTACAGTTTGGAGGCATATAGTTGTGCATCTAAATATACCTTTGCTCGAACGCTAAACAAACTGAATGAAATGTACCTTAAAAAGGACTTGAAGATTGTGAACTTTGATGACACCTACCTAAATGATGATTCAATCTGGTCATCCAACAATAGGGATTGCTTAGTACTTATGAGGATATGCTTCTATGCTTCCAACCTTTTATGTCTCTCCCTGTGTCCCTTGTCCTGAAGATGCATTTTGTAATGTTAAAGGTGACTGGTTGATTTTCACTGACCAGCATTTCGTAAATCATCTGTTGAAAAAGACAGCAAGTGATGTGCAGCATCTGCTTCTTAATTTATGTATCTAAGTCAAAAATGGAACATACTTTTTAGATATATAAATGAATGGTCAATTGCTTATGTTAGCAGGGCCTTACTGGCAAGTACAAATATATGTGACTCAACAAAGGGACAGTGATTCTTATGTAAGCAGAGTTCAGCATTTGCTCATTGTTTATGGAGTTATAAATTATTCTTCATGAAttgctataaatatttttttaaaatattttaagagcaTTAACAGTTCGTATACCTCCtggaagtagaaaaataaagcaaacaaatgagtTCTGTACAAGAACGAtgcacatttccattttcaaatatGTTGAAATACAGAACTCTGTTAAAGAGATCACACCTACATAAATAGACAAATACAAATACTCATCCTTATGAATTGGAGTTTTGCATTCAGGTACCAGGGACCAGCTTTTCACTTAATTATTTTCCCCCCAGAACATCTAGTATTCCGTTTGgtctttccattttttgtgATGCTGTCATAGAAACATAAAATGGATGTTCTTAACCAGAACTGTTTTTTGTCAGACCTTTcaagccttttttgttttatatcatTAATGTCTTCTTTCTTGCAATTTGTTGTTTTATGTGCATGAACAGACCTGGTTATGGAACAGAAACTGATTGTTTATGTCTCTTCTCTGCCTCAGGACCAAGAGTTAACAAAATACTACAGGATATCCTATGTAAACAGTAGTTGTTGGCAATTAGTTACAGTTACTTTATGGGCAAGTGATAGACTTTTCAAAATTCATGGAATAACGAGAGta contains the following coding sequences:
- the EXOC1L gene encoding exocyst complex component 1-like; its protein translation is MSSLVKEDLAKRLFGPRRLRLQEFIEVEGSGAGRCYLCAAVTKSEEVEICMVKHFRVDREEKYEVVEKWFLKDLEMIDGKEADTDNPYFDMHFHKVYSLEAYSCASKYTFARTLNKLNEMYLKKDLKIVNFDDTYLNDDSIWSSNNRDCLVLMRICFYASNLLCLSLCPLS